The Maniola jurtina chromosome 1, ilManJurt1.1, whole genome shotgun sequence genome has a window encoding:
- the LOC123864946 gene encoding chromobox protein homolog 1-like isoform X1, with protein sequence MGKEKKNETTDGSSEEEYVVEKVLNKRTVKGKVQYLLKWKGYKEEESTWEPEENLDCEELIRAFEDNRKEKEAKAKKSDENQSRTKKRRRDSDDTSVSGRKGRGTSVSSADDHRESKKKEDKAKSGFEKGLKAEKIIGASDATGELMFLVKWADSDEAELVPAKVANVKCPQQVIAFYEERLTWHTPTESE encoded by the exons ATGGGAAAGGAGAAGAAAAATGAAACAACCGATGGGTCTAGCGAGGAGGAATACGTGGTTGAAAAAGTCCTGAATAAAAGAACTGTCAAGGGGAAG GTGCAATACCTGCTGAAATGGAAGGGCTACAAGGAAGAGGAGAGCACGTGGGAGCCAGAAGAGAACCTGGACTGTGAGGAGTTGATCAGGGCCTTCGAAGACAACCGGAAGGAGAAGGAG GCCAAAGCGAAAAAATCTGATGAGAATCAAAGCCGCACTAAGAAACGCCGGCGCGACAGCGACGACACGAGTGTGTCGGGGCGCAAGGGACGAGGCACCAGCGTGTCGTCAGCTGATGACCACCGCGAGTCGAAAAAGAAAGAGGACAAGGCCAAGTCTGGCTTCGAGAAGGGACTCAAGGCTGAGAAGATTATAG GAGCGTCGGACGCGACGGGAGAGCTGATGTTCCTGGTGAAGTGGGCCGACTCGGACGAGGCGGAGCTGGTGCCAGCCAAGGTTGCCAACGTGAAGTGTCCGCAGCAG GTCATAGCTTTCTACGAAGAGCGATTGACGTGGCACACCCCAACAGAGTCTGAGTGA
- the LOC123864946 gene encoding chromobox protein homolog 1-like isoform X2 → MGKEKKNETTDGSSEEEYVVEKVLNKRTVKGKVQYLLKWKGYKEEESTWEPEENLDCEELIRAFEDNRKEKEAKAKKSDENQSRTKKRRRDSDDTSVSGRKGRGTSVSSADDHRESKKKEDKAKSGFEKGLKAEKIIGASDATGELMFLVKWADSDEAELVPAKVANVKCPQQVIAFYEERLTWHTPTESE, encoded by the exons TGGGAAAGGAGAAGAAAAATGAAACAACCGATGGGTCTAGCGAGGAGGAATACGTGGTTGAAAAAGTCCTGAATAAAAGAACTGTCAAGGGGAAG GTGCAATACCTGCTGAAATGGAAGGGCTACAAGGAAGAGGAGAGCACGTGGGAGCCAGAAGAGAACCTGGACTGTGAGGAGTTGATCAGGGCCTTCGAAGACAACCGGAAGGAGAAGGAG GCCAAAGCGAAAAAATCTGATGAGAATCAAAGCCGCACTAAGAAACGCCGGCGCGACAGCGACGACACGAGTGTGTCGGGGCGCAAGGGACGAGGCACCAGCGTGTCGTCAGCTGATGACCACCGCGAGTCGAAAAAGAAAGAGGACAAGGCCAAGTCTGGCTTCGAGAAGGGACTCAAGGCTGAGAAGATTATAG GAGCGTCGGACGCGACGGGAGAGCTGATGTTCCTGGTGAAGTGGGCCGACTCGGACGAGGCGGAGCTGGTGCCAGCCAAGGTTGCCAACGTGAAGTGTCCGCAGCAG GTCATAGCTTTCTACGAAGAGCGATTGACGTGGCACACCCCAACAGAGTCTGAGTGA